Proteins from one Candidatus Krumholzibacteriia bacterium genomic window:
- the boxB gene encoding benzoyl-CoA 2,3-epoxidase subunit BoxB yields the protein MDYKELIPNNVDLKENVKLLRALERWHPQFMEWWRDQGPVAYQENEIYLRTAVSVDSSGWAVYDYVRMPEYRWGIFLAPVKGERNIHFGDNIGADCWEDVPGEYRNELRRLIVTQGDTEPGSVEQQRRLALTAPSLYDMRNLFQVNVEEARHLWAMVYLLHSYFGKDGRNEAEEMLERRSGDEDSPRLLSTFNDPIDDWLDFFCFATYTDRDGKYQLGSLAESAFTPLSRTTRFMLTEEAHHLFVGETGIARTIRRTAQLMRENESEDVRPFGGIPLDIVQRYINYWFSVSLDLFGNEDSSNAANYFAHGLKGRFNEANRKLYPDPTGRDGAYRYAVYDEEQARLKEHEIPMRRAMNAVLRDAYIEDCGRAVARWNKILDNEECRQRIMLPSDRFHRMVGTYSRASFDPDGNMLSKDEFEARRAEFLPTRADRDYVKSVQFLVTDRGKFANWIAPPQHGIHGRPLDFEYVRL from the coding sequence ATGGACTACAAGGAGCTCATTCCCAACAACGTCGACCTCAAAGAGAACGTCAAGCTGTTGCGCGCGCTGGAACGCTGGCACCCGCAGTTCATGGAGTGGTGGCGGGACCAGGGTCCGGTGGCGTACCAGGAGAACGAGATCTATCTGCGCACCGCGGTGAGCGTGGATTCATCGGGCTGGGCCGTGTACGACTACGTGCGCATGCCCGAGTACCGCTGGGGCATCTTCCTCGCGCCGGTCAAGGGGGAGCGCAACATCCATTTCGGCGACAACATCGGCGCCGATTGCTGGGAGGACGTGCCGGGCGAGTATCGCAACGAGTTGCGCCGGCTCATCGTCACCCAGGGCGACACCGAGCCCGGTTCGGTGGAGCAGCAGCGCCGCCTCGCGCTTACCGCGCCGTCGCTGTACGACATGCGCAACCTCTTCCAGGTGAACGTGGAGGAAGCGCGCCACCTGTGGGCGATGGTGTATCTGCTGCACTCGTACTTCGGCAAGGACGGCCGCAACGAGGCGGAGGAGATGCTGGAGCGTCGTTCCGGCGACGAAGACTCGCCGCGCCTGCTTTCGACCTTCAACGATCCCATCGACGACTGGCTCGATTTCTTCTGCTTTGCCACCTACACCGACCGTGATGGCAAGTACCAGCTGGGTTCGCTGGCGGAGAGCGCCTTCACGCCGTTGTCGCGCACCACGCGCTTCATGCTCACCGAGGAGGCGCACCACCTGTTCGTGGGCGAGACCGGCATCGCGCGAACCATCCGGCGCACCGCGCAGCTGATGCGCGAGAACGAGAGCGAGGACGTGCGTCCCTTCGGCGGTATTCCGCTGGACATCGTGCAGAGGTACATTAACTACTGGTTCTCGGTGTCACTCGACCTGTTTGGCAACGAGGATTCCAGCAACGCCGCAAACTACTTCGCCCACGGGCTCAAGGGCCGCTTCAACGAGGCCAATCGCAAGCTCTACCCCGATCCGACCGGACGCGATGGCGCATACCGCTACGCGGTCTACGACGAGGAGCAGGCGCGGCTCAAGGAGCACGAGATCCCCATGCGCCGCGCCATGAATGCGGTGCTGCGCGACGCCTACATAGAAGACTGCGGCCGTGCGGTAGCCCGCTGGAACAAGATCCTCGACAATGAGGAGTGCCGCCAGCGCATCATGCTGCCTTCGGACCGCTTCCACCGCATGGTCGGCACATACTCCCGCGCGTCCTTCGATCCGGATGGGAACATGCTGTCCAAAGACGAGTTCGAGGCGCGGCGCGCGGAATTTCTGCCCACTCGCGCCGATCGCGACTATGTC